The genomic DNA GCGATAGATCAGGTCTGGGTCGCGAAATTCATCAGCCTCGTCAGTTCCGCGCGGAGCAATTCAACCCTGACCGAGTCCTCGACGCTGGACATGTTCGCCGCCCTGCGTTTCAATACTGCAGTAAATCAACCGAACATATCAGACTACGGGCTCTCAGGAGACACATCCTCCTTCTTTGGGAACGGGACTCCTCCTGCCATTGTGGAGGTTCTGCTTTACCCAGCCGGACAAGACCCACCCTCCTCATACGTGGCTTTTCTCCAAGGATCAGCTCCGGGCCATTGGTCTGCGCTCACGGACAAGAGCTACACCCACTTCGGGTACTACGTCGGAACAGGGCCCTACGAATTTGTGAAATTTCCCTGCTCGGTCTCCGAGGTCCCCGGGCCCGGGGTCAACATTACCCAGTACTTCACCGCTGCCGGCTGTAGCGTGAGCACAGCGCAAACAACGTGGCTTGTCATCATCGTAGGCAAGTAGGCTCCGAAGCTGTTCTAGGCCGTGGAACGCCCGTTCTGCACAATAGGACTATCCCACATGCTACCTACCTCCCATCGAGAAAGATGTCAACCAACGAAATCAAGGCCAAATCCAGGGCCTTGCTCCTATCCATGACAATCCTCCTTGCTGGGGGCGCCTTCCTGGCGCAGTCCACGGCAGCCACATCATTCAACAACGTCCAAGTCTTCGTCAGCTCGTCTTCCAGCCCTCCCAATGGCTTCCAGTTCGCAGCCTACAACCTCACTGGCAACTTGATCGCTTCGTATCAGTCATCCTACCCGGCGGCGGCCTTCGAGTTGCCGTCTGGCGGATACCTATTCACGGTCAGTTCCACCAGCTTCAACCCTCTGATGAAGTACCCATGTCCGATTATGGCAGCGGGTGCAACCCAAGGGGCCGGAAGCGCTTCACCCGCGATTCGGTCCAACGGGTCAGCCGGGTCAGCCGTGATGCCCATCGCATGCTACCCTCAATCATCAGAGTACGGCTACGCCATCACAAGCATCTCTAGCTCGCAGACAGTCAACATCGAAATGAAGAATGTCTCGGCGCTCCCAACAACTGATGTCACAGTCAAGGTGGCTTACGTCAACGGGACCGCCGCGGCAGACGCTTCCGTCTACGCGTCAGTGGTCGGCGAATACTACGGGTGGTGGCAGAACTCAGCAATCCGTATGGGCGCACAGACCGACAGCAACGGTGTCGCCCACTTAGTCCTGCCTTCAGCCCCGGCTGTAGTCACTGCGTGGAAGTGGGTCTCAATCCCAATTCCAGAGGGTCAGAAAACCATCCAGACCACCGTTGGAGGCGAGAAGGTCAACGTCACCGTCTACTGGCAGCCAACATACGTTGGCCTGTCAGGCTCGGGTCTCCTACTGCCTCCGCAGAGCAGCATCAGCCTTACACTCCGCTACCAGCAACCCGACTACTGGGTGATGCCCATGGGCGTCGCATCGAAGGATGCCTACGTCGGCGGAGCACCATCAGCTACTGTGGCTAACCAGCCCAACGGCATGCCTTCATTAGTCGCTCAAGGCTCCAGCCAGAACTATCTGCCATCTCAGATTCCAGCGTTCCAGGCAAGCGGCGTGTCATCTCCATCAGGTAGCCAAGCAGGGCTCTTCGGCGTGGACGCAGCAACAATCGCATTCGCCCTTCTGGCTGTCGTGGTCGTGGGGACGGCAATCGTCGTAGCAAGGCATCGCATAAGCAAGCCATCTACCCCAACGGGGTAGGCGGCTCTCCCAATTTTGACCGAACTAACCCTATCTGCGATTCTGTCCAATCTACGGGTGATTCAACCCCTTTGTCTATTCGTGGGTGATTGTCTCAGTCTGAAGTCTCAACATAAAGAGACTACCATTCTAAAATCAACTAATCGGTATGCCGCCCCTGTAACACACCCATCAACAAAGACCGAACCCACTTTCCAGTAATATACGGAAACTGATTCATAGTATGTGAATGATACTGATACCCCTCCACCAGGACCAGGTCCTTGGGCTGGGGGGAAGTGCTCCGTGACGGGGATTGCTGGGACGAGAAACAAAGCCACGGAGAAGGCTATGACCAAGATTGCTGCGACTGCAACCGTTCTTCGCCTCATATCTCTGAGGATATACTCGTCCTATTTACGCCTCAGTGAGCATAGATAACCCACTTGTTCTTCCCCGTCTGCCTGATTACTGTTCTGTAGATTCTAATCAGGTTCTTGCTGAATATTCCCGCGATACGCGGTCTGCATGAGGTTTCCCGCTGTCGGCTGTCACTCGTATCCACTCCTCGGCGTCAAACGGAACTTTGCGGAACTCTAGGTTCGAAGACTTCCCATTCGAAGTGACAATGGCATATTCGGCCCAGTTGTCGGCAACTAGTTCGTCTCCAGTCTGCGCATGATTCCACGAAAACCCCACGCTGCCGGGATTGAAGAAGAACGAGTCTTTGAGCCTACGCATGTACTGCAGATGGACGTGACCTCCGCAGAGAACGGAGTTTCCATGGCCTCCAACCAAACGCAAGAATTCCTCTTCGGGGGTAGTGGGCCAGATTTGTTCGTCGAAGGAAGTTGGGGACCCATGGAAACAAACCAGACCGTCGTCGCCGAATGGCAATGTTACGACTGGTTTGAACTGTCCGATGAAATCAAGGTCCTCTTTGTTCAGTTTTGAAAGCGACCAAGCTCTCACCTCCAATTGAGCGCTCGAAACAGGCTCCTTTGCAGTATTGGCCGCCCCGGTGATTAGCCAGTAGTCTGCGTTTCCCATGACAGTTGGGACATCCAGTTTTCGCAGGCGCGAAACGACCTCGACCGGCTGGGCTCCTCCTTGAATCGCATCGCCTAGGCATACCATCCCGTCAACAGACTCCTTCTCGATATCCCAGAGAACACTGTCGAACGCAACGCAGTTTCCATGGATGTCTGAAAAAACGGCAACTTTCAAGCTGGAGGCGCGACGCCGATTGGTTCCGTTGGAATTTAAGGTAGCCCAGACCAAGTTTGGTAATGTTGCCTCTTCGTCGGATGAGATGCACGCTCTAACGAATCACAAATACCAATCAGCGGGAACCCAAGAAGCCCTGGCCACTTGAATATCCCGAATAGTTGGACTTGCGGACTTAGGAAGATGATAGAGGGAGGATGATTGCGAGGTAGACGCCCACATCAGCCCCAGCGTGGGCAAGGGCGGGTCCCAACAAGCCATCCGTCTTCTGCATTAGGTATCCTAGCCCAAATCCCAACAGGAATGTGGCCGTCACGAACGAAACGAGAAATACGAATCCGAACTGCGCATATTCATGGTTGTAATGAGCGAGGGCGAAGATTGGCGCCTGAAGAAGGTTTGACACTCGCCTTCCGAGCAATGGCTCATACTTCTTCAGAAAGAGACCTCGAAACCAAAGCTCT from Candidatus Bathyarchaeia archaeon includes the following:
- a CDS encoding metallophosphoesterase family protein, whose product is MKVAVFSDIHGNCVAFDSVLWDIEKESVDGMVCLGDAIQGGAQPVEVVSRLRKLDVPTVMGNADYWLITGAANTAKEPVSSAQLEVRAWSLSKLNKEDLDFIGQFKPVVTLPFGDDGLVCFHGSPTSFDEQIWPTTPEEEFLRLVGGHGNSVLCGGHVHLQYMRRLKDSFFFNPGSVGFSWNHAQTGDELVADNWAEYAIVTSNGKSSNLEFRKVPFDAEEWIRVTADSGKPHADRVSREYSART